From the Candidatus Hydrogenedentota bacterium genome, one window contains:
- a CDS encoding DUF4838 domain-containing protein, protein MSAKGRTGYRTTNGMAARMQAPGAGVLWRALTILFTVAALPAGALTLADGGQAAAVIVVCDAPEPAEQTAAKELAAYLGAVTGGTFNVVAESQAAARGTRIFVGPTQFCKALGIDAASFGSEQWLMRTAGEDLVITGGRPRGTLYAVYRFLEDVIGVHWWNAYEETVPRQSTLRLDAIDRAGAPVIRYRDIYTLYSNDDGRFAARNRLNRDGDSGISGAYGGDLDYGPPYHVHTFYMYVPPDTYFATHPEWFSLVDGRRDADQKQLCLTDTGLRVYFVDRLRTYIEESRAAARQRNEPPPVVFDVSQNDWGGMCECENCQAIALAEESEAGPLLDFVNYLADAVGQEYPDVYIDTLAYMMTQKPPKSIRPRDNVIIRLCDTGSNFTRPVTDPANQEFHDHLLRWAEIAKNLRIWDYAVTYGPHYGLPMPTAHTYAPDYRFYAEHHVEGVFTEHEYPILADMRDFKVWMMMKTLEDPYQDYDALVRTFTDGFYGPAGGVIREYLARLEQASQAKTSYLSMGASPVQYRYLDLPFVREAHALFDRAEEVVAGDAVLLRRVRFARLPLDRATIVLFPALFSQWVRGGGAPEEMPLDRDTIAVRCKDTWSAQVAFRIPEGGRPDALAEIGAELEPLLARPVFVSIPEKFRALPPGRVFDFTAQASRNWNDEVKRVRDAEAESGVANRLALSSTDMERYALPMPWGLYDAVSKRGVGAVSIKPEDVPGPGYHWYKLGTFPVGPSCYVYFFWSWIIQVDVGSAADPEQADQTFEIWARIKFEGPGFPHGKAEAGNAIWVERVVLVKSP, encoded by the coding sequence ATGAGCGCGAAAGGACGCACCGGTTACCGTACAACGAATGGAATGGCCGCGCGCATGCAGGCGCCCGGCGCAGGGGTACTTTGGCGAGCCTTGACGATTCTTTTCACGGTCGCCGCTCTGCCTGCGGGGGCGCTCACGCTGGCGGACGGCGGTCAGGCTGCAGCGGTGATCGTGGTCTGTGACGCGCCGGAACCGGCGGAGCAGACCGCGGCGAAGGAACTCGCCGCATATCTGGGCGCGGTGACCGGCGGCACATTCAACGTCGTTGCGGAATCGCAGGCTGCGGCGCGAGGAACGCGCATTTTCGTGGGACCAACGCAGTTCTGCAAGGCCCTGGGTATCGATGCTGCATCATTCGGGTCTGAACAATGGCTCATGCGAACCGCGGGGGAAGACCTCGTGATCACGGGCGGGCGGCCGCGCGGCACGTTGTATGCCGTGTACCGGTTCCTGGAGGACGTCATCGGCGTGCATTGGTGGAACGCTTATGAGGAGACCGTGCCGCGGCAGTCCACTCTGCGTCTGGACGCAATCGACCGCGCGGGGGCGCCTGTGATTCGATATCGCGATATCTATACTCTCTATTCCAACGACGACGGCCGGTTTGCCGCGCGGAACCGCCTGAACCGCGACGGCGACTCGGGCATTTCGGGCGCATATGGCGGCGACTTGGACTACGGGCCGCCGTATCATGTGCATACGTTCTACATGTACGTCCCGCCGGACACGTATTTCGCCACGCATCCGGAATGGTTTTCGCTCGTAGACGGCCGGCGCGACGCGGACCAGAAACAACTGTGCCTGACGGATACCGGGTTGCGGGTGTATTTTGTTGACAGGCTGAGAACGTATATTGAAGAGTCCCGGGCCGCGGCGCGGCAGAGGAACGAGCCGCCGCCTGTCGTGTTCGACGTCTCGCAGAACGATTGGGGCGGCATGTGCGAGTGCGAGAATTGTCAGGCGATTGCGCTGGCGGAGGAATCGGAGGCTGGCCCGCTGCTGGATTTCGTGAACTACCTGGCGGACGCGGTCGGCCAGGAGTATCCCGACGTCTATATTGACACGCTCGCCTACATGATGACGCAGAAACCACCCAAGTCCATACGTCCGCGCGACAACGTCATCATTCGTCTCTGCGATACGGGAAGCAATTTCACGAGACCGGTCACGGACCCAGCCAACCAGGAATTTCACGATCACCTGCTGCGCTGGGCGGAAATCGCGAAAAACCTGCGGATATGGGACTATGCCGTGACGTATGGGCCGCACTATGGCCTGCCTATGCCGACGGCGCACACGTATGCGCCGGACTACCGCTTCTATGCCGAACATCATGTGGAAGGCGTCTTCACCGAACACGAGTACCCCATACTTGCTGACATGCGGGATTTCAAGGTTTGGATGATGATGAAGACGCTCGAAGATCCGTATCAGGATTATGATGCGCTCGTGCGGACGTTTACGGATGGTTTCTACGGGCCTGCGGGCGGCGTGATCCGGGAATATCTGGCGCGGCTCGAGCAGGCGTCGCAGGCGAAGACAAGCTATTTGAGCATGGGCGCGTCCCCGGTGCAATACCGCTATCTTGACCTGCCGTTCGTGCGCGAGGCGCATGCCCTGTTTGACCGGGCGGAAGAAGTCGTGGCGGGCGACGCCGTGCTGCTGCGCCGCGTGCGATTCGCCCGGCTACCGTTGGACCGCGCGACCATCGTCTTGTTTCCGGCGTTGTTCTCTCAGTGGGTGCGCGGCGGCGGCGCGCCGGAGGAAATGCCGCTGGACCGCGACACGATTGCCGTCCGATGCAAAGACACCTGGAGTGCGCAGGTGGCCTTTCGCATCCCGGAAGGGGGCCGGCCAGACGCCCTCGCCGAAATTGGCGCGGAGTTGGAGCCGCTGCTTGCGCGCCCCGTTTTCGTGAGCATTCCGGAGAAGTTCCGCGCTCTGCCGCCGGGACGCGTCTTCGATTTCACGGCCCAGGCATCACGCAACTGGAATGACGAGGTAAAGCGTGTCCGGGACGCGGAAGCGGAATCGGGCGTCGCCAACCGGCTGGCGCTTTCCAGCACGGACATGGAACGGTATGCGCTGCCCATGCCCTGGGGTCTGTACGATGCTGTGAGCAAGCGGGGTGTTGGGGCGGTGTCCATCAAGCCGGAAGACGTGCCCGGCCCCGGGTATCACTGGTACAAGCTGGGCACGTTCCCTGTGGGGCCGTCCTGCTATGTTTATTTCTTCTGGAGTTGGATCATTCAGGTGGACGTTGGCAGTGCGGCGGACCCCGAACAAGCGGACCAGACATTCGAAATCTGGGCGCGCATCAAGTTTGAAGGGCCGGGATTCCCCCACGGCAAGGCGGAAGCCGGGAACGCGATTTGGGTCGAGCGCGTGGTGCTCGTGAAATCGCCCTGA